The sequence AAACCAAAGGCCTTTAGGATTTCCACTCTCAGGAACTGGAAGAACAATGTCAGGTCGCCCTGATGATTTTATTGCAAGGCTCAAAATCTTTACATCTGGCTCAAGAGTTTCTAATGCaccaaccaaccaaccaaccaaccagagaaaaagaaattaaaaacaaattcaaaGGAGTTTATATTTAgggttttaaatttttaattaccTCCAACAGATTCAAAATCAACACCACCCAGAAGTTGTTCTTTCCACCTCCTAAGACTTTCATCATCCTAAAAATGTGAAAGCTCAAAATGAATTGAAGAAACACAAAGTTAAATGTTAAATGTTcacaaaaatggaaaattagAGAAAGAAGACCTTATCCTTTTCGTTAAGTTCTTTCAAAGTGTACTGAGGACCCAATTCGATTTTCCTTCCatcttcatcgtcttcctcttccgTTGCACAGATTGAGCTTTCACTCATTTTCCTACTCATACCAGAAGAAGGCACAACTTCCTGTTCTTCATCCTCACCTTTCTTGTGCTCTAACAAATTGGGAGAAGCATCCTCTTGTTTCCCATCTTTGTCTTTCTC comes from Cucumis melo cultivar AY chromosome 12, USDA_Cmelo_AY_1.0, whole genome shotgun sequence and encodes:
- the LOC103498208 gene encoding rho GDP-dissociation inhibitor 1-like gives rise to the protein MGFDEKDKDGKQEDASPNLLEHKKGEDEEQEVVPSSGMSRKMSESSICATEEEDDEDGRKIELGPQYTLKELNEKDKDDESLRRWKEQLLGGVDFESVGETLEPDVKILSLAIKSSGRPDIVLPVPESGNPKGLWFTLKEGSRYSLKFTFQVSNNIVSGLKYTNTVWKTGVKVDSTKEMIGTFSPQPEPYDHEMQEETTPSGIFARGSYSARSKFVDDDNKCYLEINYTFDIRKDWKEEQPA